The following proteins are co-located in the Anas platyrhynchos isolate ZD024472 breed Pekin duck chromosome 1, IASCAAS_PekinDuck_T2T, whole genome shotgun sequence genome:
- the TSC22D1 gene encoding TSC22 domain family protein 1 isoform X4 produces MSARCCRAVAMDLGVYQLRHFSISFLSSLLGTDSSSLRLDSSSSGASVVAIDNKIEQAMDLVKSHLMYAVREEVEVLKEQIKELIEKNSQLEQENTLLKTLASPEQLAQFQAQLQTGSPPSSSQSQGTTTQQQQPAQPASQGSGPSA; encoded by the exons ATGAGCGCCCGATGTTGTAGAGCGGTGGCGATGGATCTCGGGGTCTATCAGCTGCGGCATTTCTCCATCTCCTTCCTCTCGTCCCTGCTGGGCACCGACAGCTCCTCCCTGAGGCTCGACAGTAG CTCCTCTGGTGCAAGCGTGGTAGCGATCGACAACAAGATCGAGCAAGCGATG GACCTGGTGAAGAGCCACCTGATGTACGCCGTGCGcgaggaggtggaggtgctgAAGGAGCAGATCAAGGAGCTGATCGAGAAGAACtcgcagctggagcaggagaacACGCTGCTGAAGACGCTGGCCAGCCCCGAGCAGCTCGCCCAGTTCCAGGCGCAGCTGCAGACGGGGTCCCCGCCGTCCTCCTCGCAGTCCCAAGGGACGACgacgcagcagcagcagcccgccCAGCCGGCCTCACAGGGATCGGGGCCTTCAGCGTAG
- the TSC22D1 gene encoding TSC22 domain family protein 1 isoform X6, with protein MDLVKSHLMYAVREEVEVLKEQIKELIEKNSQLEQENTLLKTLASPEQLAQFQAQLQTGSPPSSSQSQGTTTQQQQPAQPASQGSGPSA; from the exons ATG GACCTGGTGAAGAGCCACCTGATGTACGCCGTGCGcgaggaggtggaggtgctgAAGGAGCAGATCAAGGAGCTGATCGAGAAGAACtcgcagctggagcaggagaacACGCTGCTGAAGACGCTGGCCAGCCCCGAGCAGCTCGCCCAGTTCCAGGCGCAGCTGCAGACGGGGTCCCCGCCGTCCTCCTCGCAGTCCCAAGGGACGACgacgcagcagcagcagcccgccCAGCCGGCCTCACAGGGATCGGGGCCTTCAGCGTAG